A stretch of the Halorussus vallis genome encodes the following:
- a CDS encoding SHOCT domain-containing protein yields MASNVDSLVRLLVVAFVLLLLAPLLMMLFLMPVMGVGWWMFGPMGPNGSPNGFGGVGPVWVLGFWVAGLALAVGIGYLGYRAVSESRTDPAIRELREAYARGDLSQEEYEERREALRR; encoded by the coding sequence ATGGCGTCGAACGTGGACTCGCTCGTCCGACTGCTGGTGGTTGCGTTCGTCCTGCTACTGCTCGCGCCGCTGCTGATGATGCTGTTCCTGATGCCCGTGATGGGTGTCGGGTGGTGGATGTTCGGGCCGATGGGACCGAACGGGTCGCCGAACGGATTCGGCGGCGTCGGCCCGGTTTGGGTGCTCGGCTTCTGGGTCGCGGGGCTGGCGCTGGCGGTCGGCATCGGCTACCTCGGCTACCGGGCCGTCAGCGAGTCGAGGACCGACCCCGCGATTCGGGAACTCCGGGAGGCCTACGCCCGCGGCGACCTCTCTCAGGAGGAGTACGAGGAGCGCCGAGAGGCGCTCCGAAGGTGA
- a CDS encoding class I SAM-dependent methyltransferase produces the protein MGFHTFDVDRADKLEDESRYRYCSREELVAALDPDPADALADLGSGTGFYTDDVAPFAGEVRAVDVQSGMHDLYREKGVPTNVELVTADVADLPFADGELDGAFSTMTFHEFADEGSLAEVARVLKEGARFAIADWSANGDGESGPPVAERYDRDEAVDMLEAADFEVVRADERPETLFVVARR, from the coding sequence ATGGGCTTTCACACCTTCGACGTCGACCGGGCCGACAAACTCGAAGACGAATCGCGCTACCGGTACTGCTCACGCGAGGAACTGGTCGCGGCGCTCGACCCCGACCCGGCGGATGCTCTCGCGGACCTCGGGAGCGGGACCGGCTTCTACACCGACGACGTGGCTCCCTTCGCCGGGGAGGTCCGGGCGGTAGACGTCCAGTCGGGGATGCACGACCTGTATCGGGAGAAGGGCGTGCCGACGAACGTCGAACTCGTGACCGCCGACGTCGCGGACCTCCCGTTCGCCGACGGAGAACTCGACGGCGCGTTCTCGACGATGACCTTCCACGAGTTCGCGGACGAGGGGTCGCTCGCGGAGGTCGCCCGAGTGCTGAAGGAGGGCGCGCGCTTCGCAATCGCCGACTGGAGCGCGAACGGAGACGGCGAGAGCGGCCCGCCGGTCGCGGAGCGCTACGACCGCGACGAGGCGGTCGACATGCTCGAAGCCGCCGACTTCGAGGTCGTTCGGGCCGACGAGCGCCCCGAGACGCTGTTCGTCGTCGCCCGGCGGTGA